One Dioscorea cayenensis subsp. rotundata cultivar TDr96_F1 chromosome 15, TDr96_F1_v2_PseudoChromosome.rev07_lg8_w22 25.fasta, whole genome shotgun sequence genomic region harbors:
- the LOC120277692 gene encoding protein SRG1-like, which yields MTILRTWAENNQGKEVVMMRIPSGVTKVVNHRVDDEVIEKVKIDLEEFFKLPLKEKEVFPPLRVGLQGYGQKLGLNEEKQEWSTLDKYLKELKLVSMSLFATIAKNLGLNPQVFNKVFKELQRMRMNYYPPCPKANQVLGINPHSNAGALTIHLQVSDVHGLQIKRNGQWLPVQPLPYALTVNIGNALEDFLVYVKIGVCMGFGVLTHSRSMEFTPCVFVAICLCTGSDQGESRT from the exons ATGACGATACTCAGAACATGGGCTGAGAATAATCAGGGCAAGGAAGTGGTTATGATGAGGATCCCCTCAGGTGTTACTAAA GTTGTGAACCATAGAGTAGATGATGAAGTGATTGAGAAAGTTAAGATTGATTTAGAGGAGTTTTTCAAGCTACCTTTGAAGGAGAAAGAGGTCTTTCCACCATTGCGTGTCGGTCTTCAAGGTTATGGCCAAAAGCTTGGGCTTAATGAAGAGAAACAAGAGTG GTCAACACTAGACAAGTACTTAAAAGAACTAAAATTAGTTTCAATGAGTTTGTTTGCTACAATTGCTAAGAACTTAGGACTCAATCCACAAGTAtttaataaagtttttaaagAACTTCAGAGGATGAGGATGAACTATTATCCACCATGTCCCAAAGCAAACCAAGTGTTAGGCATCAACCCACACTCTAATGCTGGTGCCCTAACTATTCACCTTCAAGTCAGTGATGTTCATGGCTTgcaaatcaaaagaaatggCCAATGGCTTCCTGTTCAACCACTCCCATATGCTCTAACTGTCAACATTGGTAATGCCCTTGAGGACTTTTTGGTATATGTTAAAATTGGTGTTTGCATGGGATTCGGAGTTTTGACTCATAGCAG gtctaTGGAGTTCACGCCCTGTGTATTTGTGGCCATTTGTCTGTGCACTGGATCTGACCAAGGCGAGTCCAGGACATGA